The Streptomyces sp. NBC_01244 genome contains a region encoding:
- a CDS encoding helix-turn-helix domain-containing protein, translating into MTEPRDHPFVAAVKPLVDAMGGELMDPSLAQPDDVVLAWEGQDLLAVRLPQLSDSLDHILAALERRHGVPLSQLDRKSKQDVVRILEARGAFSVRHGVETVAGALGVSRFTVYNYLNRDSSTPKGSGETPKGAAGANQE; encoded by the coding sequence ATGACCGAGCCCCGGGACCACCCCTTCGTCGCGGCGGTCAAGCCGCTGGTGGACGCGATGGGCGGCGAGCTGATGGATCCGTCCCTGGCCCAGCCCGACGACGTCGTGCTCGCCTGGGAGGGCCAGGACCTGCTCGCCGTACGGCTTCCGCAGCTCTCGGACTCGCTGGACCACATCCTGGCGGCGCTGGAGCGCCGGCACGGCGTACCGTTGTCCCAGCTCGACCGGAAGTCCAAGCAGGACGTCGTACGGATACTGGAGGCGCGCGGCGCCTTCTCGGTCCGGCACGGCGTGGAGACGGTCGCTGGGGCCCTGGGCGTAAGCCGCTTCACGGTCTACAACTACCTGAACAGGGACTCAAGCACCCCCAAGGGCTCCGGCGAGACCCCCAAAGGGGCCGCCGGGGCCAACCAAGAGTGA
- a CDS encoding 3'-5' exonuclease, which translates to MTVRSARPSLYISVDVEADGPIPGPYSMISFGAAVAGRQDGASYTAADPEQDTFYRELRPISEAYVPEALAVSGLDRDRLLREGAEPAVAMAEFRAWVREVSAGAQPVMCAYPASFDWTFLYWYLMSFGGDSPFGHSGCLDMKTLYAVKARVPLRAAVKRRMPSELLSRRPHTHHALDDAVEQAELMSNLMAWEPPGQTGQPVETAQPGQPAQPASSGSSSRRGVRAPEV; encoded by the coding sequence ATGACAGTCCGCAGCGCGCGTCCCAGTCTCTACATCTCCGTCGACGTCGAGGCCGACGGGCCCATCCCCGGCCCGTATTCGATGATCAGCTTCGGGGCCGCCGTCGCAGGCCGGCAGGACGGGGCCTCGTATACGGCCGCCGATCCGGAACAGGACACCTTCTACCGCGAGTTGCGCCCGATCAGCGAGGCGTACGTACCGGAGGCGCTCGCGGTCAGCGGGCTCGACCGGGACCGGCTGCTCCGCGAAGGGGCCGAACCGGCCGTCGCCATGGCGGAGTTCCGCGCCTGGGTGCGGGAGGTATCGGCGGGGGCGCAGCCGGTGATGTGTGCCTACCCCGCCTCCTTCGACTGGACCTTCCTGTACTGGTACTTGATGAGCTTCGGCGGCGACAGCCCCTTCGGGCACTCCGGTTGCCTGGACATGAAGACCCTCTACGCGGTCAAAGCCCGGGTCCCCCTCCGCGCCGCCGTCAAGCGTCGGATGCCGAGCGAGCTGCTCTCCCGCCGGCCGCACACCCATCACGCGCTGGACGACGCGGTCGAGCAGGCCGAGCTGATGAGCAACCTGATGGCGTGGGAGCCGCCCGGTCAGACCGGTCAGCCCGTTGAGACCGCTCAGCCCGGTCAGCCCGCTCAGCCCGCCAGCTCCGGCAGCAGTTCGCGCAGGGGCGTCCGGGCGCCGGAGGTGTAG
- the uraD gene encoding 2-oxo-4-hydroxy-4-carboxy-5-ureidoimidazoline decarboxylase encodes MTSSPTPGLTRFNALDDSAATAELHEVCASSAWGSKLLAQRPFTSVDTLFSANEAAMAELTAEDLGEAMGGHAPIGRPKPGDPTSAREQRGMAGASEELKTELLELNLAYQDKFGHVFLICATGATGEFMRDAVKVRIENSPEQEREIARGELVKINRIRLTRLVESVEGE; translated from the coding sequence GTGACTTCGAGTCCGACCCCGGGTCTCACCCGGTTCAACGCCTTGGACGACAGTGCGGCCACGGCCGAGCTGCACGAGGTGTGTGCCAGCTCGGCATGGGGCAGCAAGCTGCTCGCCCAGCGCCCCTTCACCAGCGTCGACACCCTGTTCTCCGCGAACGAGGCCGCCATGGCCGAGCTCACCGCGGAGGACCTGGGCGAGGCGATGGGCGGACACGCGCCGATCGGCCGGCCGAAGCCGGGAGACCCGACCTCCGCCCGCGAGCAGCGTGGCATGGCCGGTGCCTCGGAGGAGCTCAAGACCGAGCTCCTCGAACTGAACCTGGCTTACCAGGACAAGTTCGGCCACGTCTTCCTCATCTGCGCCACCGGTGCGACCGGTGAGTTCATGCGGGACGCGGTCAAGGTCCGGATCGAGAACTCGCCGGAACAGGAGCGGGAAATCGCTCGTGGCGAGCTCGTCAAGATCAACCGGATCCGCCTGACCCGTCTCGTGGAATCCGTAGAAGGAGAGTAA
- the uraH gene encoding hydroxyisourate hydrolase translates to MSTETTASVSTHILDTSIGKPAEGVAISLSARTGPGGEWAALGGSATDVDGRCKDLPALPEGTTHVRLDFETETYFSKKQAAEAQQDAPRVRDSGAFFPEVTITFAVNPGEHYHVPLLLNPFGYSVYRGS, encoded by the coding sequence ATGAGCACTGAGACCACCGCGTCGGTGTCCACGCACATCCTGGACACCAGCATCGGAAAGCCCGCCGAAGGCGTCGCGATCTCCCTGTCGGCCCGTACGGGTCCGGGCGGCGAGTGGGCGGCCCTGGGCGGATCCGCCACCGATGTGGACGGGCGCTGCAAGGACCTGCCGGCGCTGCCGGAGGGCACCACCCACGTACGCCTCGACTTCGAGACCGAGACGTACTTCTCCAAGAAGCAAGCCGCCGAGGCACAGCAGGACGCCCCCCGCGTAAGGGACAGCGGTGCGTTCTTCCCCGAGGTCACCATCACCTTCGCGGTGAACCCGGGCGAGCACTATCACGTACCGCTGCTGCTCAACCCGTTCGGCTACTCCGTTTACCGAGGGAGCTAG
- a CDS encoding VOC family protein gives MFAESKAYSGFSVDDLGKAKEFYGGTLGLRVTEEEDMPILRLHLAGGTEVLVYPKDNHEPATFTILNFTVDDIDKAVGELTARGVRLERYEGFDADDRGIVRPTERGMPSIAWFKDPAGNILSVLNESG, from the coding sequence ATGTTTGCGGAGAGCAAGGCCTACAGCGGCTTCTCGGTCGACGACCTCGGGAAGGCGAAGGAGTTCTACGGCGGCACGCTCGGGCTCCGGGTCACCGAGGAAGAGGACATGCCGATCCTGCGACTGCACCTCGCGGGCGGCACGGAGGTACTGGTCTATCCGAAGGACAACCACGAGCCCGCGACCTTCACGATCCTCAATTTCACCGTGGACGACATCGACAAGGCGGTCGGCGAACTCACCGCGCGAGGCGTCCGCCTCGAGCGCTACGAAGGATTCGACGCCGACGACCGGGGCATCGTCCGCCCCACCGAGCGCGGAATGCCGTCCATCGCCTGGTTCAAGGACCCGGCGGGCAACATCCTGTCCGTCCTCAACGAGTCCGGATAG
- a CDS encoding Lrp/AsnC family transcriptional regulator, translating into MNSAISAIDDTDRALVHALQLAPRASWELLGPVLGARPDTLARRWERLTGSGEAWLSGLGLRTGVTKPCMAWVEVMCTAGSSPSVGNSLVADPHALGVEHTTGGRDLLVFVAVPDLPTLYSYLSSRVQRIPGVIGTRTSMVTAVHYAPDRWRLDQLTPAQIGLLTRRTRRPAVAAAPDRPAVAPLQEDDRPLVLALASDARRSVASLAREFTMSESTVRRRLARLEGGLSLRYSCALASGLSGWPVSATLWAEASEFELADCAAVAAGLRETRICMSVSGPWNFMISARLRTVEDLSRYTAELTRRLPGLRITDSAVALQVRKSEAQELDRRGHRVRTVTPDIWSDPVESSLAGV; encoded by the coding sequence ATGAACTCGGCCATTTCCGCCATCGACGACACGGACCGGGCGCTGGTCCACGCACTCCAGCTCGCACCCCGCGCGAGCTGGGAGTTGCTGGGTCCGGTCCTCGGCGCGCGCCCGGACACCCTGGCGCGCCGCTGGGAGCGGCTGACCGGGTCCGGCGAGGCGTGGCTGAGCGGACTCGGGTTGCGCACGGGCGTCACGAAGCCCTGCATGGCGTGGGTGGAGGTCATGTGCACCGCGGGCAGCTCGCCTTCGGTGGGGAACTCCCTCGTGGCCGATCCGCACGCCCTGGGGGTCGAGCACACCACCGGGGGCCGGGACCTGCTCGTCTTCGTGGCCGTGCCCGACCTCCCCACGCTGTACTCCTACTTGTCCTCCCGGGTGCAGCGGATCCCCGGCGTCATCGGCACCCGCACCTCGATGGTGACGGCGGTGCACTACGCCCCCGACCGCTGGCGCCTGGACCAGCTGACCCCGGCCCAGATCGGCCTGCTGACCAGACGGACCCGGCGGCCGGCCGTGGCCGCCGCCCCGGACCGGCCGGCGGTGGCGCCGCTCCAGGAGGACGACCGGCCGCTGGTACTGGCCCTGGCCTCGGACGCGCGGCGCAGCGTGGCCTCGCTGGCCCGGGAGTTCACGATGAGCGAGTCGACCGTACGGCGCCGGCTGGCGCGGCTGGAGGGCGGGCTGAGCCTGCGCTACAGCTGCGCGCTGGCCTCCGGGCTGTCGGGCTGGCCGGTGTCCGCGACGCTGTGGGCGGAGGCGTCCGAGTTCGAGCTCGCCGACTGCGCGGCGGTCGCCGCCGGGCTGCGCGAGACCCGTATCTGCATGTCCGTCAGCGGCCCCTGGAACTTCATGATCAGCGCCCGGCTGCGCACGGTGGAGGACCTCTCCCGCTACACGGCGGAGCTCACCCGGAGGCTGCCGGGCCTGCGCATCACGGATTCGGCGGTGGCGCTGCAGGTCCGCAAGTCGGAAGCCCAGGAACTGGACCGCCGCGGCCACCGGGTGCGTACGGTCACCCCGGACATCTGGTCGGACCCGGTTGAATCCAGCCTCGCCGGCGTTTGA
- a CDS encoding 8-oxoguanine deaminase, producing MAASAANDSAVERIVIENCAIATVDANDTEYASGHVVLAGNKIEFVGAGRAPENLENVARRIDGTGHLVTPGLVNTHHHFYQWITRGLATDHNLFNWLVALYPTWARIDEQMTYTAAQGSLAAMAKGGVTTAMDHHYVFPKGSGDLSGSIIRAASEMGVRFTLARGSMDRSEKDGGLPPDHAVETLEGALADTEATVKKYHDSSFDAMTQVAVAPCSPFSVSTELLKQGAEMARRLGVRMHTHGSETVEEEQFCKELFGMGPTDYFESTGWLGEDVWMAHSVHMNDSDIAAFARTKTGVAHCPSSNARLAAGIARVPDMLAAGVPVGLGVDGTASNESGELHTELRNALLINRLNPVHRERALNARQALRLGTFGGAQVLGRASNIGSLEVGKCADLVLWNLNTLLHSSIADPVTALVFGAAAPVTASFVNGKQIVENNRLLFADEDAIAVSTREEAQRLARISAQA from the coding sequence ATGGCAGCATCGGCAGCCAATGACAGCGCCGTAGAGCGCATCGTCATCGAAAACTGTGCGATTGCGACCGTCGACGCCAATGACACCGAGTACGCCTCGGGTCACGTGGTGCTCGCCGGTAACAAGATCGAGTTCGTCGGCGCGGGCAGGGCCCCCGAGAACCTCGAGAACGTCGCCCGCCGCATCGACGGCACCGGGCACCTCGTGACCCCCGGTCTGGTCAACACGCACCACCACTTCTACCAGTGGATCACGCGTGGTCTGGCCACCGACCACAACCTCTTCAACTGGCTGGTCGCGCTGTACCCGACGTGGGCGCGCATCGACGAGCAGATGACGTACACGGCCGCGCAGGGCTCCCTCGCCGCGATGGCCAAGGGTGGCGTCACCACCGCGATGGACCACCACTACGTCTTCCCCAAGGGTTCGGGCGACCTCTCCGGGTCGATCATCCGCGCCGCGTCCGAGATGGGCGTCCGCTTCACCCTCGCCCGCGGCTCGATGGACCGCAGCGAGAAGGACGGCGGCCTGCCGCCGGACCACGCGGTCGAGACCCTCGAAGGTGCCCTCGCGGACACCGAGGCGACCGTGAAGAAGTACCACGACTCCTCCTTCGACGCGATGACCCAGGTCGCCGTCGCCCCCTGCTCCCCCTTCTCGGTCTCCACCGAGCTGCTGAAGCAGGGCGCCGAGATGGCCCGCCGCCTGGGTGTGCGCATGCACACGCACGGCTCGGAGACCGTCGAGGAAGAGCAGTTCTGCAAGGAACTGTTCGGCATGGGCCCGACCGATTACTTCGAGTCGACCGGCTGGCTCGGCGAGGACGTGTGGATGGCGCACAGCGTCCACATGAACGACTCCGACATCGCCGCGTTCGCCCGTACCAAGACCGGTGTCGCGCACTGCCCGTCCTCCAACGCCCGTCTGGCCGCCGGCATCGCCCGCGTCCCGGACATGCTCGCCGCCGGTGTCCCGGTCGGCCTCGGCGTGGACGGCACCGCCTCGAACGAGTCCGGTGAGCTGCACACCGAGCTGCGCAACGCGCTGCTGATCAACCGTCTGAACCCGGTCCACCGCGAGCGTGCCCTGAACGCCCGTCAGGCCCTGCGCCTCGGTACGTTCGGTGGCGCCCAGGTCCTCGGCCGCGCCTCCAACATCGGTTCGCTGGAGGTCGGCAAGTGCGCCGACCTGGTGCTCTGGAACCTGAACACCCTCCTTCACTCCTCGATCGCCGACCCGGTCACCGCGCTGGTCTTCGGTGCGGCGGCCCCGGTCACCGCGTCGTTCGTCAACGGCAAGCAGATCGTCGAGAACAACCGTCTCCTCTTCGCCGACGAGGACGCCATCGCCGTGTCCACCCGGGAAGAGGCCCAGCGCCTCGCGCGGATCTCCGCGCAGGCCTGA
- a CDS encoding nucleobase:cation symporter-2 family protein codes for MAQAPRFRKDADAVAVPQVADDHGGKHPVDETLPPLKMFTSGLQHVAAMYAGVVAPPMIVGPAVGLSATETAFLMGASLFTAGLATLLQTLGFWKIGAKLPFVNGVSFAGVTPMIAIGKGEGDNAIPIIFGAIIVAGILGFFAAPYFGKLVRFFPPVVTGTVITLIGVSLLPVAFNWSQGGNSTATDYGSVKNIAMAAATLAIVLLMRKFLRGFLQQISILLGLVAGTLIALPLGMTNFDAVRNADLIGFPTPFHFGSPQFQVAAIISMCIVMLVCMTESTADILALGKIVGRPADAKTIEGGLRADTLGSALSPLFNGFMCSAFAQNIGLVAMTKVRSRFVVAAGGGILILLGLCPIAASVIGVVPLPVLGGAGVVLFGSVAASGIQTLAGAAMEKGENALIVAAALGIGLIPIAAPGFYHAFPEDLLVVLDSGISTGCVVAILLNLAFNHLGAKKGSASAAPDPVPVH; via the coding sequence GTGGCCCAGGCGCCCAGGTTTCGCAAAGACGCAGACGCAGTCGCAGTACCGCAGGTCGCGGACGACCACGGGGGGAAACACCCGGTCGACGAGACCCTGCCCCCGCTGAAGATGTTCACCAGCGGTCTCCAGCACGTGGCCGCCATGTACGCGGGTGTAGTCGCCCCGCCCATGATCGTCGGCCCGGCCGTAGGCCTCTCCGCCACCGAGACCGCCTTCCTGATGGGCGCCTCGCTCTTCACCGCAGGGCTCGCCACCCTCCTCCAGACCCTCGGGTTCTGGAAGATCGGCGCCAAACTCCCCTTCGTCAACGGCGTTTCCTTCGCCGGCGTGACCCCGATGATCGCCATCGGGAAGGGCGAGGGCGACAACGCCATCCCGATCATCTTCGGCGCGATCATCGTCGCCGGAATCCTCGGCTTCTTCGCCGCCCCGTACTTCGGGAAACTGGTCCGGTTCTTCCCACCGGTCGTCACCGGTACGGTCATCACCCTGATCGGCGTCTCACTGCTCCCCGTGGCTTTCAACTGGTCGCAGGGCGGGAACAGCACCGCCACCGATTACGGCTCGGTGAAGAACATCGCCATGGCCGCGGCCACCCTCGCGATCGTCCTGCTGATGCGCAAGTTCCTGCGCGGCTTCCTCCAGCAGATCTCCATCCTCCTCGGCCTGGTCGCCGGCACGCTCATCGCGCTGCCGCTGGGCATGACGAACTTCGACGCCGTCCGGAACGCCGATCTCATCGGCTTCCCGACGCCGTTCCACTTCGGGTCGCCGCAGTTCCAGGTCGCCGCGATCATCTCCATGTGCATCGTGATGCTGGTGTGCATGACCGAGTCCACCGCCGACATCCTCGCCCTGGGCAAGATCGTCGGCCGTCCGGCGGACGCGAAGACCATCGAGGGCGGCCTGCGCGCCGACACCCTGGGCAGCGCGCTCAGCCCGCTGTTCAACGGGTTCATGTGCAGTGCCTTCGCGCAGAACATCGGGCTGGTCGCCATGACCAAGGTCCGCAGCCGGTTCGTCGTCGCGGCCGGCGGCGGCATCCTGATCCTGCTGGGCCTGTGCCCCATCGCCGCCTCCGTCATCGGAGTCGTACCGCTGCCTGTCCTCGGCGGCGCGGGCGTCGTCCTCTTCGGCTCGGTGGCCGCCAGCGGCATCCAGACCCTGGCCGGAGCGGCCATGGAGAAGGGCGAGAACGCCCTGATCGTCGCCGCCGCGCTCGGCATAGGCCTGATCCCGATCGCGGCCCCCGGCTTCTACCACGCCTTCCCCGAGGACCTGCTCGTCGTCCTCGACTCCGGCATCAGCACCGGCTGCGTCGTGGCCATCCTGCTGAACCTCGCCTTCAACCACCTCGGTGCCAAGAAGGGATCGGCCTCGGCGGCCCCGGATCCGGTACCGGTGCACTGA
- a CDS encoding ATP-binding protein codes for MGEAGSGVRQAVPAELSSFIGRERELTALASLLATQRLVTLTGPAGIGKTRLAVRTVRTLGDRDGLDAVWAELGALPKQSWDRLGAELADRLAGREALLVLDGCEQLGEAGAGLVAELLRRLPGLRILATSQRRLRLSGEAVLAVPPLSVPTAPSVQPLPAAPSVLAGQAVPDPTRRFPVADVAGYAAVRLFEERARGADPFFELTDRNAGAVAALCRALDGIPGALELAAGRSHQYAPAQALRRLGSDPLGFLAGGAGRSTRVDAERSLRLASPAERLLWERLSVFAGSFDKAAVAEVCGFGALTPDTAAEALLRLAPGLLADAGPGRYRLPLSVRAYAARRLAHGPAGDGATTARRHRERCRVLAERAAQLWRAGAQREARALALRELPELRAAMNPLAAGGPGAALEIAVSLWFLWSACGMAAEGRRHVERALAVHPAPRPARALWLAAWLVAAFGESAGADPLLVEAWAEAVYEGEDACLAYLAHLRGTIALWEHRYEDAAAEYREGLELLPADPEFGPGREALRAAHTLAVARTDPASVPVPVPVPVGDGPQDGLPDGPPDGPSDPWARSWVSYAHALVQRHEGRPALARTELLSALRTQFALDDTLGQAFSAELLAELEADQGRYAEAARLLGAVSRTRPRAAAAPRVQHAVRTRLTPQAFRAAYTSGARTPLRELLPELAG; via the coding sequence GTGGGGGAGGCCGGCTCGGGCGTGCGGCAGGCGGTGCCCGCCGAACTGTCGAGCTTCATCGGGCGGGAGCGGGAGCTCACCGCCCTTGCCTCCCTGCTCGCGACGCAGCGCCTGGTCACACTCACCGGACCTGCGGGAATCGGCAAGACCCGGCTCGCGGTGCGCACCGTCCGCACCCTGGGCGACCGCGACGGACTGGACGCCGTCTGGGCGGAGCTCGGAGCCCTGCCGAAGCAGAGCTGGGACCGCCTCGGAGCGGAGCTCGCGGACCGCCTCGCGGGACGCGAGGCACTGCTCGTGCTCGACGGCTGCGAACAGCTGGGGGAGGCCGGAGCGGGGCTCGTGGCCGAACTGCTGCGGCGCCTGCCGGGGCTGCGCATTCTGGCCACGTCGCAGCGGAGGCTGCGGCTCTCCGGGGAAGCGGTGCTCGCCGTACCGCCGCTTTCGGTGCCGACCGCGCCCTCCGTGCAGCCGCTGCCCGCGGCGCCGTCGGTCCTGGCGGGGCAGGCCGTGCCCGACCCCACCCGGCGGTTCCCGGTGGCCGACGTCGCCGGTTACGCGGCCGTACGGCTCTTCGAGGAGCGGGCGCGCGGCGCCGACCCCTTCTTCGAGCTGACCGACCGCAACGCGGGCGCCGTCGCCGCGCTGTGCCGGGCGCTCGACGGGATCCCCGGCGCACTGGAGCTCGCGGCGGGGCGCTCGCACCAGTACGCGCCCGCGCAGGCGCTCCGCAGGCTCGGCTCCGACCCGCTGGGCTTCCTCGCCGGCGGCGCCGGCCGCAGCACCCGGGTCGACGCCGAACGCTCGCTGCGGCTGGCCTCGCCCGCCGAACGGCTGCTCTGGGAGCGGCTCTCCGTCTTCGCGGGCTCCTTCGACAAGGCGGCCGTCGCCGAGGTGTGCGGCTTCGGGGCGCTCACCCCGGACACCGCCGCCGAGGCACTGCTCCGGCTGGCCCCGGGCCTGCTCGCGGACGCCGGGCCCGGCCGCTACCGGCTGCCCCTGTCCGTACGGGCGTACGCGGCCCGGCGGCTCGCGCACGGACCCGCCGGGGACGGCGCGACGACGGCCCGGCGCCACCGCGAGCGCTGCCGGGTGCTGGCGGAGCGAGCCGCGCAGCTGTGGCGCGCCGGCGCGCAGCGGGAAGCGCGCGCCCTCGCCCTGCGGGAACTCCCCGAGCTGCGCGCGGCGATGAACCCGCTCGCCGCCGGAGGGCCGGGCGCCGCCCTGGAGATCGCGGTGTCCCTGTGGTTCCTGTGGTCCGCGTGCGGGATGGCGGCGGAGGGGCGCAGGCACGTGGAGCGCGCCCTGGCCGTGCACCCCGCGCCCCGGCCCGCCCGGGCGCTGTGGCTCGCGGCGTGGCTGGTCGCGGCCTTCGGGGAGTCCGCCGGCGCCGACCCCCTGCTGGTGGAGGCGTGGGCCGAGGCCGTGTACGAGGGTGAGGACGCCTGCCTGGCGTACCTGGCGCATCTGCGCGGCACGATCGCGCTGTGGGAGCACCGGTACGAGGACGCCGCGGCGGAGTACCGGGAGGGCCTGGAACTCCTGCCGGCCGATCCGGAGTTCGGCCCCGGCCGCGAAGCCCTGCGGGCCGCGCACACCCTGGCGGTCGCCCGCACGGACCCGGCCTCGGTCCCGGTCCCGGTCCCGGTCCCGGTCGGGGACGGTCCGCAGGACGGGCTGCCGGACGGGCCGCCGGACGGGCCGTCCGATCCGTGGGCCCGCTCCTGGGTGAGCTACGCCCACGCCCTGGTCCAGCGCCACGAGGGCCGCCCGGCCCTGGCCCGTACCGAACTGCTGAGCGCGCTGCGGACCCAGTTCGCGCTGGACGACACGCTCGGGCAGGCCTTCTCGGCGGAACTCCTCGCCGAACTGGAGGCGGACCAGGGCCGCTACGCCGAAGCCGCCCGCCTCCTCGGAGCCGTCTCCCGCACCCGCCCGCGCGCGGCCGCGGCCCCCCGCGTCCAGCACGCGGTCCGCACCCGCCTCACCCCGCAGGCCTTCCGCGCGGCCTACACCTCCGGCGCCCGGACGCCCCTGCGCGAACTGCTGCCGGAGCTGGCGGGCTGA
- the pucL gene encoding factor-independent urate hydroxylase: MATILGQNQYGKAENRVVKITRDGDTHHIKDLNVSVALSGDMDDVHYSGSNANVLPTDTTKNTVYAFAKEYGIESAEQFGIHLARWFVNSQEPIQKARIRIEEYSWSRIATSDANSKFIGSDEVNHSFVREGMETRVTQITYDGKNWEVISGLKDLVVMNSTNSEFWGYVKDKYTTLKEAYDRILATQVSARWRFAWSDDEQRMPNWEKSYAETRKHMLQAFAETYSLSLQQTLYQMGSRIINHRSEIDEVRFSLPNKHHFLVDLEPFGLKNDNEVYFAADRPYGLIEATVLRDGVDARIPVDMTNL; encoded by the coding sequence ATGGCCACCATTCTGGGCCAGAACCAGTACGGCAAAGCAGAGAACCGCGTAGTCAAGATCACGCGGGACGGCGACACCCACCACATCAAGGACCTCAACGTCTCGGTCGCCCTCTCGGGCGACATGGACGACGTCCACTACTCCGGCTCGAACGCCAACGTCCTGCCGACGGACACCACCAAGAACACGGTGTACGCGTTCGCCAAGGAGTACGGCATCGAGTCCGCCGAGCAGTTCGGCATCCACCTGGCGCGTTGGTTCGTCAACAGCCAGGAGCCGATCCAGAAGGCCCGCATCCGGATCGAGGAGTACTCCTGGTCCCGGATCGCGACCTCTGACGCGAACTCCAAGTTCATCGGCTCCGACGAGGTGAACCACTCCTTCGTCCGCGAGGGCATGGAGACCCGCGTCACCCAGATCACGTACGACGGCAAGAACTGGGAGGTCATCTCCGGCCTCAAGGACCTGGTCGTCATGAACTCCACGAACTCCGAGTTCTGGGGTTACGTGAAGGACAAGTACACGACCCTGAAGGAGGCCTACGACCGCATCCTGGCGACCCAGGTTTCGGCTCGCTGGCGCTTCGCCTGGTCGGATGACGAGCAGCGGATGCCCAACTGGGAGAAGTCCTACGCCGAGACCCGGAAGCACATGCTCCAGGCCTTCGCGGAGACCTACTCCCTGTCGCTGCAGCAGACCCTGTACCAGATGGGTTCGCGCATCATCAACCACCGTTCGGAGATCGACGAGGTTCGCTTCTCGCTCCCGAACAAGCACCACTTCCTCGTCGACCTCGAGCCCTTCGGTCTCAAGAACGACAACGAGGTCTACTTCGCCGCGGACCGCCCGTACGGTCTGATCGAGGCGACGGTCCTCCGCGACGGCGTAGACGCCCGTATCCCCGTGGACATGACCAACCTCTGA
- a CDS encoding TIM barrel protein, which yields MGYTDQRFDVNLSILFTELPLLERPAAAAAAGFTAVELWWPWIETPTPAQEELDALKTALEDAGTQLVGLNFYAGRLPGPDRGAVSVPGEESERFNANINVAADFAASVGCKALNALYGNRVEGVDPAVQDELALKNLVVAAQAADRVGAILLIETLNKPESPLYPLVSAPAGIEVVDKVNEATGLGNAKFLLDLYHLAMNDEDLSEVIEKYAAKTGHVQIADKPGRGAPGTGELPLEELLDQLQKAGYQGFVGLEYKAADAAASFAWLPAEARAAK from the coding sequence ATGGGATACACGGACCAGCGCTTCGATGTAAATCTTTCGATCCTCTTCACGGAACTCCCGCTCCTGGAGCGTCCCGCGGCTGCCGCCGCAGCGGGCTTCACGGCGGTCGAGCTGTGGTGGCCCTGGATCGAGACCCCCACCCCCGCTCAGGAGGAGCTCGACGCCCTCAAGACCGCTCTTGAGGACGCCGGCACCCAGCTGGTGGGCCTGAACTTCTACGCCGGCCGGCTGCCGGGTCCGGACCGCGGTGCGGTCTCGGTTCCCGGTGAGGAGTCGGAGCGCTTCAACGCCAACATCAACGTGGCTGCGGACTTCGCCGCCTCGGTCGGCTGCAAGGCGCTGAACGCCCTGTACGGCAACCGCGTCGAAGGCGTGGACCCGGCCGTTCAGGACGAGCTCGCGCTGAAGAACCTGGTCGTGGCGGCTCAGGCCGCGGACCGCGTCGGCGCGATCCTCCTGATCGAGACCCTGAACAAGCCCGAGTCGCCGCTCTACCCCCTGGTGAGCGCCCCGGCCGGCATCGAGGTAGTGGACAAGGTGAACGAGGCCACCGGCCTCGGGAACGCCAAGTTCCTGCTCGACCTGTACCACCTGGCGATGAACGATGAGGACCTCTCCGAGGTCATCGAAAAGTACGCCGCCAAGACCGGACACGTCCAGATTGCGGACAAGCCGGGACGAGGTGCCCCCGGCACCGGCGAGCTGCCCCTCGAAGAGCTGCTCGACCAGCTCCAGAAGGCCGGCTACCAGGGCTTTGTCGGTCTCGAGTACAAGGCCGCCGACGCCGCCGCCTCCTTCGCGTGGCTGCCCGCAGAGGCCCGCGCCGCGAAGTAG